The Chitinimonas sp. BJYL2 genome segment GCGCGTTATCCGCAGCACTGGCTGCGCGTGGTATCGACCACTTCGGTGCTGATGCAGCTTACGGCGCCTATGTGACGATCCCGCATGCCGACCCGATGGCACTGGCCAAGCGCCTGCACGCGGCCGGTATCAACGGCGATGCGCGCTCTGCCGGGCTGAGGCTGTGTCCGGATATCCTCACGACGAGCTCGGATATCGAGCACGCCGCGACCGTTCTGCATCGGGTATTGGCTCAGCCCACGGCGTAGGGTGCAATAAGGCCTCCGGCCGCGTTGCCCCTTTAAGGCCTCAGTTCGCCTGCGGACTCACCCGCAACACGCTGCCCTTCGCCTCATCGGTCAAGAGATAGATCAATCCGTCTGGCCCCACCCGTACATCGCGAATGCGCTGCTTGATCTCGGTCAGCAAGCGCTCCTCACTCACGATGCGCGTGCCGTCGAGCTCCAGTCGCGCCAGCATCTGGCCGCGCAGGCCGCCCACCAGCAGGTTGCCGCGCCACTTCGCGAATGGCTGGCCGCCATAAAACGCCATGCCCGATGTGGCAATGCTGGGTACCCAGTAATGCAGCGGCTGTTCCATGCCGGACTTGGTGGTGCCCTCGCCGATCTTGGCGCCGCTGTAGTCCACGCCCCAGGTAATCACCGGCCAGCCGTAGTTACGCCCGGCTTGAGTCAGATTGACCTCATCGCCACCCTTGGCGCCATGCTCGTTCGTCCACAGCTGGCCGGTTTGCGGATGGATGGCCGCGCCTTGCAGGTTGCGGTGGCCGTAGCTCCAGATCTCGGGCAATGCGCCCTCGCGCTTCACGAAAGGGTTGTCGCTGGGCACGCTGCCATCGCTATTGACGCGGATGACCTTGCCCAGATGGTTATCGAGTGTCTGCGCCCGCTTCTTCTGGCTGTAACGATCCCCCGTTGTGATGAACAGCTTGCCATCGGGTGCAAACGCCAGCCGCGAACCGAAGTGCAGTGCCGAATCAATCGCAGGTTGTTGGCGGAAGATGACCTTGACCTCACTGAGGCCGTTGTCGCCCAGCTTGGCGCGCAGCACGCTGGTGCTGTTGGTCCTGCCGCCACGAGGTTCGGCAAAGCTCAGGTAGACGGTGCGGTTCTGCGCAAAAGCCGGGTCCACGGCCACATCCAGCAAGCCGCCTTGTCCGGTGACGGCAATGGCCGGCAGTCCAGCAAGTGGCGTGGAAACCTTGCCATCCTTGTCGATCAGGCGCAGGCGGCCTTCGCGCTCGGTGACCAACATCCGGCCGTCCGGCAGGAAGGCGGCACCCCAAGGGTTGGCGAGACCCTCCGCAAAGCGTTCCACACGCAGCGCGTAGTGCTCGCTCTTCAGCGTAGCGAGCGTTTCGCCAGCCATTGCCGGCAAGGCGGCGCCCAGCAGGCACAGGCTCAGCAGGTGATGGGTCCAGGGTTGCATGATCAGCTTTCGAGGAGGAGACGAGCGGGCAATCAGATCCAGCCCGCGCGGCGGAAACGCAGGTAGAGGGCAAGGTCGATGACGACCATCACGGCTAGCGTGATCGGATATGCGAGCGGTTGCTTGAGTTCCGGCATGTGCTCGAAATTCATGCCGTATACCCCGGCGATCATGGTCGGCACCGCAAACAGGGCGGCGTAGGCGGCGAGTTTCTTGCTCACGGCCGAGTCATCAAGCGAGATCATGGCTAGGTTCACCGAGATGGCGGTGGTCAGCATTTCGCGCAGTGACTCAGCAGAGCGGACGATGCGTTCTAGGTGGTCGTACACATCGCGGAAGTATTCCTGCATGCCCATGCACACGCCGGGCACGCGGCCGCCATCGAGATGCGATACGGCCTCCAGCAGCGGCGAGGCAGCATGGTTGAGCTTGACCAGCTTGCGCTTGAGCTCGTACAGCTCTTCTACATTGAGCCGGCCCTGGCCTTGGCGCGAGAACAGCCTGTCCTCAATCGCATCCAGCTCGGTTTCAAACTGGCTGATCACGCCGAAATAGCGATCCACAATCGCATCCAGCAAGGCATAGAGCACAAAGCCCGAGCCATGCTGGAGCAGTTCCGGCTCACGCTCGCAACGCTCGCGCACGTTCAGGAAGCCCATGCTGGAGCGGTTGCGGATCGACAGGATGTAGTTCTTGCCGACAAAGATCGCCACCTCACCCACTTCCAGCTCGGCCTCTTCCACATGCAGCGCATGCACCACGCAAAACAGCATGTCGCCGTATTCCTCGATCTTGGGGCGCTGGTGGCCGTGGCGCGCATCTTCCACCGCGAGCGGATGCAGATCGAATTCTTCGGCCATGGTGGTGATTTCATCGGGACTCGCGTCCTTGAGCGCCACCCAGACAAAACAATCGGGCTGGGTGAGGAAATCACTGATGTCCTCGACGGGGATATCGGCAATCTTTTTGCCGGCGCGGTAGGCAGCGCAGTTGATCAGCATGGCCAGTCCATTAAAGAAGAAGTGCTTATTCGTTTAACTCTCGAGCGTCAGCGAGGCCCTCGCGGCGGCGATGCCCAGAGTTCTTGGCGCTTAGCGCCTGGAACCTGGTCCATGCACCGCTGGCGAGGGGGGGTGGAATCAAATAGCGATAACACATGGATTCCCCCCGGCTCTCAAAGCACCCGGCTTTGCCGGGTGGGGCGCTGCGTTTCCGGATTACCAACCCGTCCGCATAA includes the following:
- a CDS encoding PQQ-dependent sugar dehydrogenase, which translates into the protein MQPWTHHLLSLCLLGAALPAMAGETLATLKSEHYALRVERFAEGLANPWGAAFLPDGRMLVTEREGRLRLIDKDGKVSTPLAGLPAIAVTGQGGLLDVAVDPAFAQNRTVYLSFAEPRGGRTNSTSVLRAKLGDNGLSEVKVIFRQQPAIDSALHFGSRLAFAPDGKLFITTGDRYSQKKRAQTLDNHLGKVIRVNSDGSVPSDNPFVKREGALPEIWSYGHRNLQGAAIHPQTGQLWTNEHGAKGGDEVNLTQAGRNYGWPVITWGVDYSGAKIGEGTTKSGMEQPLHYWVPSIATSGMAFYGGQPFAKWRGNLLVGGLRGQMLARLELDGTRIVSEERLLTEIKQRIRDVRVGPDGLIYLLTDEAKGSVLRVSPQAN
- the corA gene encoding magnesium/cobalt transporter CorA; this translates as MLINCAAYRAGKKIADIPVEDISDFLTQPDCFVWVALKDASPDEITTMAEEFDLHPLAVEDARHGHQRPKIEEYGDMLFCVVHALHVEEAELEVGEVAIFVGKNYILSIRNRSSMGFLNVRERCEREPELLQHGSGFVLYALLDAIVDRYFGVISQFETELDAIEDRLFSRQGQGRLNVEELYELKRKLVKLNHAASPLLEAVSHLDGGRVPGVCMGMQEYFRDVYDHLERIVRSAESLREMLTTAISVNLAMISLDDSAVSKKLAAYAALFAVPTMIAGVYGMNFEHMPELKQPLAYPITLAVMVVIDLALYLRFRRAGWI